The proteins below come from a single Garra rufa chromosome 25, GarRuf1.0, whole genome shotgun sequence genomic window:
- the LOC141301776 gene encoding USP6 N-terminal-like protein yields MKKDIDTLIAEERAEIIEKYEKGRQEGVHIKPWEDADYSIFKVTDRFGFLHEEELPTPTAAEEKYKLQEVEREEKWVKMVKKWNKYCNSEKMTKRVYKGIPLKLRGQAWALLLDVEKVKEANYRKYEKMKEQAKKYSTEIKQIDLDVNRTFRNHIMFMERFGVKQQALFHVLAAYSVYNTEVSYCQGMSQIAAILLMYMNEEDAFWALSQLLTNQKHAMHGFFIPGFPKLQRFQVHHDQILSKLLPKLRKHLDKEQMSTGIYTTKWFLQCFIDRTPFTLTLRLWDIYILEGEKILTAMAYTLLKLHKKQLLKMSLEDLREFLQERIASSFSTSDDAVIEQLQSSLTELRRMKLDLPPPAKGDEFPKIPLGEERPIVLLPIIKTECVPLPPSAHNNQTSAKVKTEDTTTHKQSSEKHIPTFTLSSPLSKHTHSTSNSSLSQATSEEPGTMVKNEDRAPAQQLDQLLHPEPAPFSAETRSAKDECVSRPLSAVSEDWPPPYQPPITDSSSIHSFNLPELPPPPLPSMEEGVEVLPQEEDVLFCLPPPLITQPLDLILEDPSSSPSSYRSFRQLSKFPVNLYVPPSSGDRRPSNTSHYDNLSEEEDQSVERLLEMAATLPQNPTLGLMNSTLPFPPEDAMSLSLPPASMFFYTPDSSPLPPPPPCIEEANSWVTPDCIFPQPPTDFADKPFLCNQVVPNQTVQDRGQSQPPRLPPKQSRPTMLSPDSDFYRLHVPSH; encoded by the exons ATGAAGAAGGACATTGATACGCTAATAGCTGAAGAACGGGCTGAGATCATCGAAAAATATGAGAAG GGCAGGCAGGAGGGTGTGCACATTAAACCCTGGGAGGATGCCGACTACAGCATCTTCAAGGTCACGGACCGCTTCGGTTTCCTGCA TGAAGAGGAACTGCCAACTCCAACCGCAGCGGAGGAGAAG TACAAACTCCAAGAGGTTGAAAGAGAAGAAAAATGGGTTAAGATGGTGAAAAAGTGGAACAAGTACTGCAACAGTGAAAAG ATGACGAAGCGGGTATACAAGGGGATTCCCTTAAAGCTGCGTGGTCAGGCCTGGGCTCTGTTGCTGGATGTGGAAAAGGTGAAAGAGGCAAACTACAGGAAGTACGAG AAAATGAAGGAACAAGCCAAGAAGTATTCGACGGAAATCAAGCAGATTGATCTGGATGTCAACCGGACCTTTAGAAACCATATCATGTTCATGGAACGCTTTGGGGTCAA ACAGCAGGCCCTGTTCCATGTGCTGGCAGCGTATTCGGTCTACAACACG GAAGTGAGCTACTGTCAGGGCATGAGTCAGATCGCTGCTATTCTGCTCATGTACATGAATGAGGAAGATGCATTCTGGGCCTTATCACAGCTACTGACCAATCAGAAACATGCCATGCATG GATTCTTCATCCCAGGGTTCCCTAAACTCCAGCGTTTTCAGGTTCATCATGACCAAATACTGTCTAAACTCCTTCCCAAACTCAGGAAACACTTG GATAAGGAACAGATGTCCACTGGTATCTACACAACCAAATGGTTCCTTCAGTGTTTCATTGACAGG ACACCCTTTACACTCACCCTGCGTCTTTGGGACATCTACATATTAGAGGGCGAAAAAATTCTAACCGCCATGGCCTATACTCTCCTGAAATTGCACAAAA AACAACTTCTGAAGATGTCTCTGGAGGACCTGAGGGAGTTTCTGCAGGAGCGTATTGCATCCTCCTTCAGCACGAGCGATGATGCCGTTATTGAGCAACTACAGTCGTCTTTGACCGAACTCCGCAGGATGAAGCTCGACCTCCCTCCACCAg CCAAGGGAGATGAGTTCCCAAAGATACCCCTGGGCGAGGAGCGTCCAATAGTACTGCTTCCAATAATCAAGACTGAGTGTGTTCCCTTACCACCATCAGCACACAACAATCAAACCTCAGCCAAGGTTAAGACGGAAGACACCACCACCCACAAGCAGAGCAGCGAAAAACACATCCCTACTTTTACCTTATCTTCCCCTCTTTCAAAGCACACCCACTCAACTTCAAACTCTTCACTGTCACAAGCTACATCTGAAGAACCAGGAACCATGGTAAAGAATGAAGACCGTGCACCTGCACAACAACTAGATCAACTACTACACCCAGAACCTGCACCGTTTTCAGCAGAGACTCGTTCGGCAAAGGATGAATGTGTTAGTAGGCCCCTATCAGCGGTGTCGGAAGATTGGCCTCCTCCGTACCAGCCACCCATAACAGATTCTTCCAGCATCCACTCTTTTAATCTCCCAGAATTGCCTCCTCCACCTCTTCCTAGTATGGAAGAAGGGGTCGAGGTTTTACCTCAAGAAGAGGATGTCCTATTTTGCCTTCCTCCACCACTGATTACCCAACCTTTAGATCTAATCTTAGAAGACCCGTCTTCATCACCTTCCTCGTATAGATCCTTTCGGCAGCTAAGCAAGTTTCCGGTCAACCTGTATGTCCCGCCATCATCGGGTGACCGGAGACCTTCCAACACCTCGCATTACGACAACCTCTCGGAGGAAGAGGATCAGTCTGTGGAGAGGTTGTTGGAGATGGCAGCAACATTGCCACAAAACCCAACCTTGGGTCTCATGAACAGCACCCTTCCCTTTCCTCCAGAAGATGCCATGTCTCTTTCTCTACCGCCCGCATCTATGTTCTTCTACACACCTGACTCTTCGCCACTCCCTCCACCTCCTCCATGCATTGAGGAGGCAAACAGTTGGGTGACTCCAGACTGCATTTTTCCCCAACCACCAACTGACTTTGCAGATAAACCCTTCCTGTGCAATCAGGTGGTTCCAAACCAGACTGTACAAGATAGAGGTCAGTCCCAGCCCCCAAGACTACCGCCCAAACAATCACGACCTACAATGCTCTCTCCAGATTCAGACTTCTACCGATTGCATGTTCCAAGTCATTAG